A genomic region of Flavobacteriales bacterium contains the following coding sequences:
- the rplT gene encoding 50S ribosomal protein L20, producing MPRSVNAVAARARRKKVLKQAKGYFGRGKNVHTVAKNKVEKGMQYAYRDRKTKKRNFRALWIQRINAGIREHGMSYSEFMGKVNEKGIELNRKVLADLAMNHPEAFKAIVDEVKK from the coding sequence ATGCCAAGATCGGTAAATGCGGTAGCTGCCCGCGCGAGACGTAAGAAGGTCTTAAAGCAAGCTAAAGGATACTTCGGGCGCGGAAAGAACGTCCATACAGTAGCCAAAAACAAAGTCGAAAAAGGTATGCAGTACGCATACCGCGATCGCAAAACCAAGAAACGGAACTTCCGCGCTCTTTGGATTCAACGAATAAATGCCGGTATTCGCGAACACGGAATGAGCTACTCTGAGTTCATGGGTAAAGTCAATGAGAAGGGAATCGAATTGAACCGTAAGGTTTTGGCCGATTTGGCCATGAATCATCCCGAGGCTTTCAAAGCCATCGTTGACGAGGTGAAAAAATAA